AAGACGGAGCTGTCAAAGTTTAAGGCCAAAATCAATGACGAGCTGCGGGCGAACGGTGTGCATATTTATCAGTTCCCGACCGATGACGAGTCGGTGGCGGAAAGCAACACCATGATGAACTCGCACATCCCGTTCGCGGTGGTCGGCAGTACGGATCTGGTGCGCGTCGGCAACAAGGTCGTACGGGCTCGCCAGTACCCGTGGGGTACGGTGCAGGTGGAGAACGAGGCGCACTGCGACTTTGTGAAGCTGCGCGAGATGCTGATCCGTACCAACATGGAGGATATGCGCGAGAAGACTCATACGCGCCACTACGAGCTGTACCGCCAGAAGCGACTGGAAGAGATGGGCTTCACCGATGTCGATAGCGACAACAAGCCGGTCTCGTTCCAGCAAACATTCGAGGCGAAGCGCAGCAACCATCTGGCGGAGCTGCAGGCCAAGGAGGACGAGGTGCGCCAAATGTTCGTCGTGCGCGTCAAGGAGAAGGAAGCCGAGCTGAAGGAGAGCGAAAAGGAGGTTCGTGTTTgcgatgccggtggtggtgataaggTGACCTATTAATAATCTGtcctctttccccctttttctttatgtttcatttgcaGCTCCACGCCAAATTCGACAAGCTGAAGAAAGATCATGCCGAGGAGAAGCGCAAGCTGGAGGAATCGCGCAAAAAGCTCGAGGAGGAGTTCGTCGAGTTTAACCGTCGCAAGTCACAGATGGCGGCCTCACACCACACGCTGACGCtcggcaaaagcaaaaagaaatgaaacggaTAAACCTCTGGGACAGGGAAGTTCCATCCCAGCTGCTATCCTGCGTCTGTCCGACGTgattgccgctgccgcttccCTGTATACTATGCGATTTCTTTACTATGTATTCCATATTAATCTCATTTTGGCTAAACTGCTGGCACAACATCCCTCTTTATTTCGGTTGTACCTGCATACGATCGAATTGCGCGTGCAATTGCAGTGCGCGTGTAGCACACTTAGCGCTCTAAACCATCTCTCTACGAATGGTATTTTGCCTTGGGGAAAGGCACCGTTCCTATACTTGATCCAAATAAGTAGATAAGCTAACCGATCCACTTTCGACCAATACCGAACAagagaaacgaacgaaacgcttTGAAATTCAATCCACAGCACCACACATTTCCAGGCGTATTCACGCATTCCCGGATAAAGGGAGTTGGACGTAGTGAAATTGATCACACCTTTCGCAGCATAGCCTTCATTCCCATAGAACGGTATGAACGGGAAGCATCCAGATGATGCTTTAGAATTTTAAAATTATCTTTTGAAGAAAGCACGCTTGCAAGCAAGCGCACTGTATTTCTTCTCCTGATTTTTCCACGTTTACAACTACCGAGTAAAATGTTAGTGCCGCgataaaaatgacaaaaatgtcCACAAAACACATTACATCGGCAACGGACGAAATTTGACGGAAGCAATCGCGGGCAAAATGTTGCTACACGCTGAGCTGGGACAAAGATTTTATTTACCGACGCTTTTTAAAAATGGGTAGTGCATGCGTCAATCTATATATTTAATATGTACCTATACCGAAGTAAGTACTACTATACTTGATTATAAAAGGCAGGAGAATACAAAAAACATGCAAGAAACTACTTTgcgttttttcatttattagAGCTACTTTTATATGAAAGAATGTCGCATGAGAACCTGATTAACAttgtctctctatctatctatccatccatccatcatggTCATGCCGTGTACGGCAAGTCACTGATTGTAATTCAAATAGTAAGACTTTCTCACTTAATTTCACAAATGAAAATTGCAGTAAAGGTTGCATTTCTCTAAACTAGTAACCTAAGTTGGGCTATTGTCGAACTGTTCCCAACATTCTGTACTTCCGTCCAATGCTTCTGGGTGACCAAGTAACCTTTGGGATGTTTCACCACGTGTTTAAACAATGTTCCTGCATTAGCGGGCCATTTCTATCAATTTCTGTTCGGATTTCTTAATAGCCACTGGACTAGCGTACTGAAGCTGTGCTATCGATGGGTTATTTTATGCGACAGAGCTACTGCAACTATGTACAACATTGTATTCACATAAGGGCTTAAAAATAGATTGAATAGTTCATCGAAGGGTCGATTCAATCGTTCACTGTTTCCCGATTTGAACGGCATCGAGGAAAGCAAGCAATAAGATTAGCTAACCGAGGAGCGAGGATCTACCGTGTGATGCCGAACCTCATAACTTCCGCACCATGTACAGTTTCGTGATTGGTGAATGTCTAGTGAAGGTAAGGAATCTACCGCTACCGATCGGTCACTTATCTACTCCAGATTAATTCGTTTCCATCGTACTCTGCCGATAGATCTGTTCGGATGAAAAGCTCGGACGAGTGCTAGTAGCAACCCGGGACATTCAGGAAGGTGAAATCGTTATCAAGGAATCCCCGTTGGTGCACGGTCCCGCGCAGATCGTTGGACCCACGTGTGTTGGGTGTTTCAAGGTAAAGATATTAAGCAGTTCCGTGTTCGTTTCCGTTATAATCACCTGTGAGCCCTTTTGAAGCCTTTGGAGGAAAATAAGTACCTCGAGTGCGAGCGATGTGGATGGCCGGTTTGTAAGCGGTCGTGCCAGGATCAACGGGGTCACCGGGCGGAATGTGAGCTAACCGTGGCACGAGGAAGTAAGGTACGTATTCGCTATTAGAGTGCTACATCCGCTACATTCTAACTGTTTGTGGTTTGAGCGTATTTCGAGAAGgatcataattttattttcgattgaattaattttatatGGTTAAATGTTATAGCAATATTGTAGACAAAAATCAACATTACATATTGAAATGAGAAAACTCGTGATCATTATCGTGATAATGTTTAGCCAAGCCTTTCAAAATAAAAGGAAACTGAAAAAACACGTTTTGAGGAGTTACTAAAAAGAGTAGAAGTAGGAGCAAATGTGTTGACTACCTGTTGAAATgattgcaaatattttttaaacaatctACTTAGTTGTAAAAACACTTATTAACACCAAAAGGCGAGTTTAGTTATAATTATTGCTGACACATGCGTTCATTTCTCATCATCTTACAGGTCTCGATTCAACACTTCTACGTTCCTCATCCTCTGTACCAATGCTTGCTGCCACTTCGGTG
This sequence is a window from Anopheles darlingi chromosome 3, idAnoDarlMG_H_01, whole genome shotgun sequence. Protein-coding genes within it:
- the LOC125958312 gene encoding septin-2, translated to MAAADVAVLKNNDLTRTLKQSGHVGFDSLPDQLVSKSVQNGFLFNIMCIGETGLGKSTLMDSLFNTNFESQPSPHTLPSVKLKAHTYELQESMVRLKLTICDTVGYGDQINKDDSFKAVVDYIDQQYEAFLQEELKIKRSLSTYHDTRTHVCLYFICPTGHGLKSLDLVCMKMLDSKVNIIPIIAKADTISKTELSKFKAKINDELRANGVHIYQFPTDDESVAESNTMMNSHIPFAVVGSTDLVRVGNKVVRARQYPWGTVQVENEAHCDFVKLREMLIRTNMEDMREKTHTRHYELYRQKRLEEMGFTDVDSDNKPVSFQQTFEAKRSNHLAELQAKEDEVRQMFVVRVKEKEAELKESEKELHAKFDKLKKDHAEEKRKLEESRKKLEEEFVEFNRRKSQMAASHHTLTLGKSKKK